The Montipora capricornis isolate CH-2021 chromosome 6, ASM3666992v2, whole genome shotgun sequence genome has a window encoding:
- the LOC138053507 gene encoding uncharacterized protein, translating into MPKELSRLRGVRRAYKGHVTQDINKAERLMSAEDDESAELTAIFERISRRENEITALDSSIVHLLESEDEIARDVEETLTLQDKVSVIKTRITKYIQNKNPPVRSNQHASHAPSTSKKHVNLPKMTLKTFHGDPLEWQTFWDSFSATIHENDELSNIQKMSYLKGILKDEAARDCRIAIDVGQLH; encoded by the coding sequence ATGCCTAAAGAACTATCACGACTGAGAGGAGTGAGAAGAGCATATAAAGGTCACGTAACGCAGGATATAAACAAGGCCGAACGTCTTATGAGCGCTGAAGATGACGAATCAGCAGAGCTAACAGCGATCTTCGAGCGTATCTCCAGAAGAGAAAACGAAATCACAGCTCTAGACTCAAGTATCGTACACTTGCTAGAATCAGAAGACGAAATAGCGAGAGATGTGGAAGAAACGCTTACGCTACAGGACAAAGTATCAGTGATCAAGACAAGGATTACAAAATACATCCAAAACAAGAATCCACCGGTAAGATCAAACCAACATGCATCGCACGCTCCATCAACCAGCAAAAAGCACGTCAATTTACCCAAAATGACACTCAAAACCTTTCACGGGGATCCTCTTGAATGGCAAACGTTCTGGGATAGTTTTAGCGCCACAATTCATGAAAACGATGAATTATCAAACATCCAGAAGATGTCTTATCTTAAGGGAATTCTAAAAGACGAAGCTGCGCGCGATTGCCGGATTGCCATTGACGTCGGACAATTACATTAA
- the LOC138050403 gene encoding substance-P receptor-like — MNFSASNSSIYARNKSQEGSTCFLDDPVGVKLGRVFAYSALILVSLAGNVLIMKAILKHGRTRKTITYLVVNMAAANLVITTVYMPRLIPMFLFGTTWFVDGTLGFVLCKMVPFVHGVAILASILNLLVSSLDTFCAVVFPMKTLSSAKAAKIGVFLTWALSIIARLPYLVALRTKIYKGRQICSSILSNVFSNENSREVYYVCLLVIFYAVPWVAIFCSYTIVVVILRARAPGQENATAVRRRRARGTAVLSIIKMMFVFTFVYFACWVIYFLAKFTFRRIPCSFRFWRLFFPHLNCVFSPVVVLLFNTSVRRGIIGDLMCIQRRRSLKIKNKVSESVNRTKCGGNQNKRASTGLTANRQMAKHLTVNRLKSDNYTVNCHSGQTSMPISAVKCLTFSLNQQLKD, encoded by the coding sequence ATGAACTTCTCTGCAAGCAATAGTTCAATTTATGCAagaaacaaaagccaagaaggATCAACTTGTTTCTTGGATGACCCTGTCGGGGTAAAGCTTGGGCGAGTTTTCGCTTACAGCGCCCTCATACTGGTATCGCTGGCTGGCAACGTTTTGATAATGAAAGCAATTCTCAAGCATGGAAGAACTCGCAAAACTATTACCTACTTGGTGGTGAACATGGCAGCAGCCAACCTTGTAATAACAACTGTATACATGCCACGGTTGATTCCCATGTTCCTGTTCGGAACGACTTGGTTCGTCGATGGGACTTTGGGTTTTGTTCTCTGCAAGATGGTTCCTTTCGTTCACGGGGTTGCGATTCTTGCGTCCATCCTGAATCTTCTTGTTTCCAGTTTAGATACATTTTGTGCCGTCgtttttccaatgaaaactCTCTCCTCCGCCAAAGCTGCAAAGATCGGTGTCTTTCTGACATGGGCTTTGTCAATCATTGCCCGACTTCCATACCTTGTTGCCTTACGTACCAAGATTTACAAAGGCAGACAAATTTGCAGTTCAATTTTAAGTAACGTTTTCAGTaatgaaaattcgcgagaaGTCTACTATGTTTGCCTTCTGGTTATCTTCTACGCTGTTCCCTGGGTAGCAATATTTTGCTCGTACACAATAGTTGTGGTAATTCTTCGAGCTAGGGCGCCAGGTCAAGAAAATGCCACAGCTGTTCGCCGTAGAAGAGCTCGAGGCACTGCTGTCCTTAGCATCATTAAAATGATGTTTGTCTTTACGTTTGTTTACTTTGCCTGCTGGGTGATATATTTTCTGGCAAAGTTTACTTTTAGACGGATTCCATGTAGCTTTCGGTTCTGGCGATTGTTTTTTCCTCACCTCAATTGCGTTTTCAGCCCAGTTGTGGTTTTACTCTTCAACACTTCTGTCCGAAGAGGTATCATCGGCGATCTAATGTGCATTCAACGACGAAGgtctttaaaaataaaaaacaaagtcagCGAGTCAGTGAATAGGACAAAATGCGGAGGTAACCAAAACAAGAGGGCGTCAACGGGGTTAACTGCCAACCGTCAAATGGCCAAacatttaaccgtcaaccgtctaAAAAGTGATAATTATACCGTCAACTGTCACTCTGGTCAAACGAGCATGCCAATATCAGCCGTTAAATGTCTCACGTTTTCCTTAAATCAACAACTAAAGGATTGA